A single Cucumis melo cultivar AY chromosome 4, USDA_Cmelo_AY_1.0, whole genome shotgun sequence DNA region contains:
- the LOC107992116 gene encoding heterogeneous nuclear ribonucleoprotein 1, whose product MSENSMDSKPNDVATNGEHDDAKPLNHKDDGSRHDPPPHGDGASAGKIFVGGLPRETTSAQFVKHFGDYGEITDSVIMKDRKTGHPRGFGFVTYADPSVVDKVIEDTHIINGKQVEIKRTIPKGSSSSRDFKTKKIFVGGIPTSVDEDEFRDFFMQYGVVKEHQIMRDHSTSRSRGFGFITFETEQAVDDLLANGNRLEMAGSQVEIKKAEPKKANPPPAPSKRYHESRPSYSGAYGGDAYGEFGGGGYGGSFRAGGPYGARGGGYGGYGGNDFSGYGMYGTGGMGAYREDPSMGYSARYGASFSRGYDFRGGYGGPDESYGAYNSGGAPNTGGYASYDMGMGTGYAAGGRGSFYGSRGGGGGYDGAGSAPSGRYHPYGR is encoded by the exons ATGTCGGAAAACTCCATGGATTCCAAGCCAAATGATGTTGCCACTAATGGTGAACACGACGACGCCAAGCCCTTGAACCATAAAGATGATGGGAGTAGACATGACCCTCCACCTCATGGCGACGGGGCCAGTGCTGG GAAAATATTCGTTGGTGGTTTACCGCGGGAAACGACTTctg CGCAATTTGTTAAGCATTTTGGTGACTATGGGGAGATTACGGACTCTGTCATAATGAAGGACCGGAAGACTGGACATCCCCGCGGATTCGGGTTTGTGACTTATGCTGATCCCTCTGTGGTAGATAAAGTCATTGAGGACACACATATTATTAATGGCAAACAA GTTGAAATCAAGCGAACAATACCCAAAGGATCCTCCAGCTCTCGAGATTTCAAGACTAAGAAGATTTTTGTTGGTGGTATTCCTACATCTGTAGATGAAG ACGAGTTCAGAGATTTCTTTATGCAATATGGAGTGGTTAAGGAACACCAGATTATGCGCGACCACTCCACCAGTCGGTCTCGTGGGTTTGGTTTTATTACATTTGAGACAGAGCAAGCAGTTGATGATCTCTTGGCAAATGGGAACAGGCTTGAGATGGCAGGCAGTCAG GTGGAGATCAAGAAGGCGGAGCCAAAGAAAGCAAATCCACCTCCAGCCCCTTCGAAGAGATACCATGAGTCTAGGCCAAGTTACAGTGGTGCCTATGGTGGGGATGCATATGGGGAGTTCGGAGGTGGTGGGTATGGTGGCAGTTTCAGGGCAGGTGGACCATACGGTGCTAGAGGTGGTGGATATGGTGGATATGGTGGAAATGATTTTAGTGGTTACGGAATGTATGGTACTGGTGGCATGGGAGCTTACCGGGAAGACCCCTCCATGGGTTACTCTGCTCGTTATGGAGCAAGCTTCAGTAGGGGTTATGATTTTAGAGGTGGTTATGGTGGACCCGATGAGAGTTATGGTGCATATAACAGTGGTGGTGCTCCTAATACTGGTGGGTATGCAAGCTATGATATGGGCATGGGGACTGGATATGCTGCTGGTGGTAGAGGCTCCTTCTATGGTAgtagaggaggaggaggaggataCGATGGTGCGGGGAGTGCTCCAAGTGGTCGATATCATCCTTATGGACGGTAG